In Perca fluviatilis chromosome 3, GENO_Pfluv_1.0, whole genome shotgun sequence, the following proteins share a genomic window:
- the hnf4b gene encoding LOW QUALITY PROTEIN: hepatic nuclear factor 4, beta (The sequence of the model RefSeq protein was modified relative to this genomic sequence to represent the inferred CDS: inserted 5 bases in 5 codons; deleted 1 base in 1 codon; substituted 3 bases at 3 genomic stop codons) → MAFLEIQLTGTILKLEYTHCSTDTEHLNSMLMIPLQTNLTDLPVSAPTSSLSQPDGDMTXCSICIDRVXKHDGASSCDGCKGFFRRSIHNSYTYSCEFQYRSTSIKQITAQNERDHSHRAKSQTVGTLSISVFLRAEVTMLXTHSAEHLILXLILGAARHSFPYYNLIFLGNDFVRGAXDTVEVFRVAFRIQEELVKPLRKLDITDKEFAHLRTIYVFFAPDCLSLESPQMVRHLXFQAHLLLQQATCXRGALGELLLILSPLQSVAWAAWQMVETLHXSRMDNMLQGMLLGEGAKTGQGLCTATEPLMYCTIADVCLSHTALSSGFPAAPTDWH, encoded by the exons ATGGCTTTTCTGGAGATTCAG CTTACTGGGACTATCCTTAAACTGGAGTACACTCATTGCAGCACAGACACTGAACATTTAAACAGCATGTTGATGATACCACTACAAACAAAT TTGACAGACTTGCCAGTGTCAGCACCCACCTCATCACTGTCACAGCCTGATGGGGATATGACTTAGTGTTCCATATGCATAGACAGAG ATAAACATGATGGTGCATCCAGCTGTGATGGCTGCAAGGGTTTCTTCAGGAGGAGCATTCACAACAGCTACACTTACAGCTGTGAGTTCCAGTATAGATCAACCTCAATAAAACAGATCA CTGCTCAGAATGAGAGAGACCACAGTCACAGAGCCAAGAGCCAGACAGTGGGCACTCTGTCCATCAGTGTGTTTCTGCGGGCAGAG GTAACTATGTTATGAACCCACTCTGCAGAACACCTTATCCTCTGACTTATCCTAGGGGCAGCAAGACACTCTTTTCCTTATTACAATCTCATTTTTCTAG GTAATGACTTTGTGAGAGGTG GAGATACAGTAGAGGTGTTCAGAGTGGCTTTCAGAATCCAAGAGGAGCTGGTCAAACCTCTCAGAAAGCTGGACATCACAGACAAA GAGTTTGCTCACCTCAGAACCATTTATGTCTTCTTTGCCCCAG ACTGTCTGAGTTTGGAGAGTCCTCAGATGGTTCGACATC CATTTCAGGCCCATCTGCTGCTACAACAAGCAACCT GCAGGGGAGCTCTTGGGGAGCTCCTGCTGATCCTTTCACCCCTGCAGAGTGTGGCCTGGGCCGCCTGGCAAATGGTGGAGACTCTCC AAAGCAGAATGGACAACATGCTGCAGGGGATGCTGCTGGGGGAGGGAGCCAAAACAGGACAGGGATTGTGTACAG CCACTGAACCCCTTATGTACTGTACTATTGctgatgtctgtctgtctcacacaGCTCTTTCAAGTGGCTTCCCTGCTGCCCCCACAGACTGGCACTGA